A part of Acidobacteriota bacterium genomic DNA contains:
- a CDS encoding MarR family transcriptional regulator, giving the protein MAVERDYIAELGALALASRLRRFLHRLQSDGEQVYQSLNLDFKPKWCPILHLLSNCSPLNLAEVAQLLGVAHPSVIETVNELVQAGLVESRQSEIDRRCRELFLSSEGKQLCNELQPVWNAFRAAGEEVVGEDGNSFLEALGKLEHSIDDRSMYERIMARLERRTGHKERDRDKHSKR; this is encoded by the coding sequence ATGGCCGTCGAGAGAGACTACATTGCGGAACTGGGAGCGCTGGCTTTGGCCAGCAGACTCCGCAGATTTCTGCATCGCTTGCAGAGCGACGGGGAGCAGGTGTATCAGAGCCTGAATCTCGATTTCAAACCCAAGTGGTGTCCGATTCTTCACCTTCTGTCTAATTGCTCACCCCTGAACCTCGCAGAGGTCGCACAGTTACTGGGCGTCGCCCACCCGTCAGTGATTGAGACGGTCAACGAGCTTGTCCAGGCCGGACTGGTCGAATCTCGGCAGTCGGAGATCGATCGCCGGTGCCGCGAACTCTTTTTGAGCTCTGAAGGGAAACAACTCTGTAACGAACTCCAGCCGGTCTGGAACGCGTTCAGGGCGGCAGGAGAAGAAGTGGTCGGGGAAGACGGCAACAGCTTTCTGGAGGCACTCGGCAAACTGGAGCACTCGATTGACGATCGATCCATGTACGAGCGAATAATGGCACGGCTGGAAAGACGAACCGGACATAAGGAAAGAGACAGGGATAAACACTCAAAGAGGTAG
- a CDS encoding S41 family peptidase, translating into MNRINVIRRCGRRMLLSMLFATLLTSNAISQSQPETPLPLQKADVAEIIDSVLTAIETHYVYPDTARALSKHIREKHAKGAYDDITDLRTIAGKLSDDVRAFTHDRHMHISVMTPGDSPAIGDTLTDDEIARRAGTNFGFRKAEWLIGNVGYLRIDRFDDAVFAGEAASAAMNFLARCSAVIIDLRYNGGGHETMVRFLASYFFQRPTQINALYFTETDSLEQSWTSAHVPGRKLVDTDLYILISNLTASGAEAFSYGLKHAGRAVLVGETTAGAAHWTEYWNFPNLQIRAAVPIARPINPVTKTSWERTGVTPHIEASIGKALPLAHLEALRRIMARTTDEQERKELTWNMAAVRAQAEPVNVAQEQMPAYTGEFADGQYVILIKDDALYWRYVDGTEFILVPLTTDLFGFDDTDDYRVEIIRDGKGVVTGFRLLIRGGEAGPIRPRTGDL; encoded by the coding sequence ATGAATCGAATTAACGTCATTCGCAGATGTGGCAGGCGGATGTTGCTAAGTATGCTTTTCGCTACGCTGCTCACATCCAATGCTATTTCGCAGTCACAGCCGGAAACACCGCTACCGCTGCAGAAGGCGGACGTTGCCGAAATCATCGATTCGGTCCTGACCGCCATCGAGACCCACTACGTGTACCCGGATACGGCACGTGCTCTGAGTAAACACATTCGAGAGAAACACGCCAAAGGCGCGTATGATGATATCACCGATCTGAGGACAATCGCAGGAAAACTCAGCGACGATGTGCGGGCCTTCACGCACGACAGACACATGCACATCTCCGTCATGACACCCGGCGATTCTCCCGCTATCGGCGACACTCTGACCGACGATGAAATCGCTCGCCGCGCCGGCACCAACTTCGGATTCAGAAAAGCCGAATGGCTGATTGGAAACGTAGGGTATCTTCGAATTGATCGCTTCGACGACGCGGTATTCGCCGGCGAGGCCGCCTCGGCGGCCATGAATTTCCTTGCGCGCTGCAGCGCCGTGATCATCGATCTCAGGTACAACGGGGGCGGCCATGAGACAATGGTGCGGTTCCTGGCGAGCTATTTCTTCCAACGCCCAACTCAGATCAATGCACTCTACTTCACCGAAACCGATTCGCTCGAACAGTCATGGACCTCTGCTCACGTGCCGGGCCGGAAGCTGGTCGATACCGACCTGTACATATTGATCAGCAATCTGACAGCTTCGGGAGCCGAAGCGTTTTCCTACGGCCTGAAACACGCCGGCCGGGCCGTCCTCGTCGGCGAAACAACCGCCGGCGCGGCGCACTGGACCGAGTACTGGAACTTCCCGAACCTTCAAATACGCGCCGCCGTGCCCATCGCCCGCCCGATTAACCCGGTCACCAAGACCAGCTGGGAACGCACCGGGGTGACTCCGCATATTGAGGCCTCGATCGGCAAAGCATTACCCCTTGCCCACCTCGAAGCGTTAAGGCGGATCATGGCACGGACCACCGACGAGCAAGAAAGAAAGGAACTGACCTGGAATATGGCTGCGGTCAGGGCGCAGGCCGAGCCGGTCAACGTCGCGCAGGAACAGATGCCGGCCTACACCGGCGAGTTTGCTGACGGGCAGTACGTTATCCTGATCAAGGATGATGCCCTGTACTGGCGCTATGTGGACGGCACCGAGTTCATTCTGGTGCCGCTCACCACTGATCTTTTCGGGTTCGATGATACCGATGATTATCGAGTCGAGATTATCCGCGACGGCAAAGGCGTGGTCACCGGTTTCCGCCTCCTGATCAGGGGCGGCGAGGCCGGACCGATCCGGCCAAGGACCGGTGATTTGTAA
- a CDS encoding fructosamine kinase family protein, with amino-acid sequence MSAGESQENKEGIPRVRFGPIRWLTTPLYTTVEEAVSEYTGRAWRIKSEKDFSEFACHHGAIVSDGSFAVFFKYSEAAEAKRQFEVEISDLKTLSERAGVLIPKPIDIVSVEKGTLLIMEALEAIAPGPRQWRQIGTTLACIHRVKGAACGFETNGFWGPLYQDNTAVSDWATFYRERRLFPLLKTAINSGNIPLSVVSQVEMLATRLPALCGPEVTPTLLHGDAQQNNFISTAEGTYIIDPAIYFGHPEMDLALIDSWQPVPRAVFDGYRESMPIDSGFSERRDLWRVPLYLAAVALEGSMHLNRLTNALNTYL; translated from the coding sequence ATGTCAGCAGGCGAGTCACAAGAGAACAAAGAAGGCATTCCGCGGGTTCGCTTCGGACCGATCCGATGGTTAACCACACCTCTTTACACGACTGTCGAAGAAGCGGTCTCTGAATACACCGGGCGTGCGTGGAGGATAAAGAGCGAAAAGGACTTTTCGGAGTTCGCCTGTCACCATGGCGCCATCGTATCGGATGGTTCGTTCGCTGTGTTTTTCAAATACAGCGAAGCGGCCGAGGCGAAGAGGCAGTTTGAGGTTGAGATATCAGACCTAAAAACTCTTTCGGAGAGAGCCGGGGTCCTGATACCAAAACCGATCGACATAGTAAGCGTGGAAAAGGGAACGCTGCTGATCATGGAGGCCCTGGAAGCCATCGCACCTGGCCCTCGTCAATGGAGACAAATCGGGACAACTCTGGCGTGTATCCATCGGGTGAAAGGTGCTGCCTGTGGTTTCGAAACGAACGGCTTTTGGGGTCCTCTTTATCAGGACAACACTGCTGTGTCGGATTGGGCGACTTTCTACAGGGAACGGCGTCTGTTTCCCTTGCTGAAGACGGCCATCAATTCCGGGAATATCCCTTTGTCCGTAGTTTCACAGGTAGAGATGCTGGCTACGCGCCTGCCGGCGTTGTGCGGCCCCGAGGTAACACCGACGCTGTTACACGGAGATGCGCAACAGAACAACTTCATAAGCACAGCAGAAGGAACCTATATCATTGATCCGGCGATCTACTTTGGTCACCCCGAGATGGACTTGGCACTTATTGACAGCTGGCAACCTGTACCAAGGGCCGTTTTTGACGGCTATCGGGAATCAATGCCAATTGACTCAGGATTCTCCGAGCGGCGCGACTTATGGCGTGTACCGCTCTATCTTGCCGCAGTCGCCCTTGAAGGTTCAATGCATCTGAACAGACTGACAAACGCTCTCAACACTTACTTATAG
- a CDS encoding aminoglycoside adenylyltransferase domain-containing protein — translation MSTTSNTPYPQLNAVLQELVSSVQKILREHLVGAYLQGSFAVGDFDEHSDADFVMVIVRELSESQLRDLQSMHERIFNLGPEWAKHLEGSYFPKKVLRDYTQSGSDLWYLDNGSCVLVRSNHCNKIVVRSILWKKGVVLRGPKPSTLIEPIPVAVLRRAILASINESGQLILTNPEQFNNRFYQTFIVLHYCRKLHDLHTGVVGSKRSGAEWAKDNMEQSWSGLIDRAWDGRPNPAVSVRQPADKADYKSTLEFVREVIRAANKFADSERLLKGESD, via the coding sequence GTGAGTACGACGTCCAATACACCTTATCCTCAGCTAAATGCCGTTCTGCAAGAATTGGTGAGCAGTGTTCAGAAGATTCTGCGTGAACACCTCGTCGGAGCTTACCTTCAAGGTTCTTTCGCAGTCGGAGATTTCGACGAACATAGCGATGCCGATTTCGTCATGGTGATCGTCCGGGAACTGTCGGAGTCCCAACTTCGAGATTTGCAGTCCATGCATGAACGCATCTTCAATCTCGGACCTGAGTGGGCGAAACACCTGGAAGGATCCTACTTTCCCAAGAAAGTCCTGCGTGATTATACACAAAGTGGTAGTGATTTATGGTATCTGGATAATGGAAGTTGCGTGCTTGTGAGGTCAAATCACTGCAACAAAATCGTCGTCAGGTCGATTCTGTGGAAGAAGGGGGTTGTATTAAGGGGCCCGAAGCCGTCAACTCTGATCGAGCCGATCCCGGTTGCGGTCCTTCGCCGAGCGATTTTGGCGTCTATCAATGAATCGGGTCAGCTGATTCTCACCAATCCTGAGCAGTTCAACAATCGATTCTATCAGACGTTTATCGTCTTGCACTACTGTCGGAAATTGCACGATCTGCACACTGGTGTGGTTGGATCAAAGCGCTCTGGTGCCGAGTGGGCCAAGGACAATATGGAACAGTCGTGGTCAGGTCTTATCGATCGAGCGTGGGATGGAAGACCGAACCCGGCTGTTTCCGTTCGGCAACCGGCAGACAAAGCCGATTACAAGAGCACCCTGGAATTCGTTAGGGAAGTGATTCGAGCAGCCAATAAATTCGCTGACTCAGAGAGGCTTCTAAAGGGAGAAAGTGACTGA
- a CDS encoding S41 family peptidase translates to MIRIASVLIATVCFVLALTASVCAQIDAENLLIKMIEARGGADRLSEIKTSVMKGKIIMVSQGGVSGDVAITHVYPDKSLIEMVIVGTSIIQGFDGNIAWMDNPLAGGFQELPAAQTESSKREAVGDDALLNPEKYGIRYTYKGKDTDAGREYHVLEQIFQDGAKTTMYVDPESYLVHKTSINRGSLQQSHLEEAYYSDYRDTDGVMQAHKVSLFVNGQEAITYLFDQMTYNSEINADVFQAAEGRFSREELIADARELAAIIEDAHPDPYRLIGGKIAYHRHFQHVLHAIPEEGMTKNEFTVLLRPFVAAIGDAHTEVYAHHNVDLTAPGGLPLRFDVAGQSLVVSGVPGTQYESLVGALLVSVEDVSIDELGRRLRNLRPIDNQYHLLWYFTTNYLWYGPYLQELLPEWKNTNQLQVRLRQSAGDVVETVFDLPMNVTSLIEPESRITLPSTDESGFVADFLGPDRKTAYLRIDHMKYYRESFEARNSLGLQSMAEDELNAIPSATEFFRSLVKTMKDAGTKTLIVDLRRNEGGDALMADYLIYFLYGKSTTLQTRWNNITKLSKTYLEARERLTLDDINKSLAVPLVEGDYDFSEDYSGDVLSDASSMEEGLAYAPTFYREWESGSYESYYCPANVIVLTRPATFSAGFGVAIRLYRAGAILVGTPSGQAPNSGGNAIKWSLRNTGIAGRVSQTYVQNFPHDSELSRVLQVHYPLTAELLKFYDFDPNAEVLYALDLLPEIAERKR, encoded by the coding sequence ATGATACGAATAGCGTCCGTATTGATTGCGACAGTGTGTTTTGTGTTGGCGCTGACTGCGAGTGTATGCGCACAGATAGATGCAGAGAACCTGCTCATTAAGATGATTGAGGCTCGCGGCGGGGCGGACAGGCTGAGTGAAATCAAGACCTCGGTTATGAAGGGCAAGATTATTATGGTATCGCAGGGTGGCGTGTCCGGTGATGTGGCGATCACTCATGTCTACCCTGACAAGTCGCTCATAGAGATGGTGATAGTTGGTACCTCGATCATCCAGGGGTTTGACGGGAATATCGCCTGGATGGACAATCCGCTGGCCGGAGGCTTTCAGGAATTGCCGGCAGCACAAACAGAAAGCTCAAAACGGGAAGCAGTAGGTGACGACGCCCTGCTGAATCCCGAGAAATACGGCATCAGGTACACGTACAAGGGGAAGGACACCGATGCCGGCCGGGAATACCATGTGCTTGAGCAGATTTTCCAGGACGGCGCTAAAACAACCATGTATGTGGATCCGGAGTCGTATCTGGTGCATAAAACATCAATCAACAGGGGATCCCTTCAGCAATCCCACCTTGAAGAAGCTTATTACTCGGATTATAGAGACACGGACGGCGTCATGCAAGCGCACAAGGTATCCCTATTCGTGAATGGTCAGGAAGCCATCACGTACCTGTTTGATCAAATGACGTACAATTCTGAAATCAATGCCGATGTATTTCAAGCGGCTGAAGGACGCTTCTCTCGAGAGGAACTGATTGCAGACGCAAGAGAGCTGGCAGCTATTATCGAAGATGCGCATCCCGATCCTTACAGGCTTATCGGCGGCAAAATCGCCTATCATCGCCACTTTCAGCACGTGCTGCACGCCATACCTGAAGAGGGAATGACAAAGAACGAATTCACAGTACTCCTGCGCCCCTTTGTTGCCGCGATTGGGGACGCCCACACTGAGGTCTACGCACATCACAATGTAGACTTAACTGCCCCCGGAGGCCTTCCTCTAAGATTTGATGTCGCGGGACAGTCTCTTGTCGTTTCCGGTGTCCCCGGTACACAGTATGAGAGTCTTGTGGGAGCGCTGTTGGTTTCGGTTGAAGATGTTTCCATTGATGAACTGGGCAGACGGCTGAGAAACCTCAGACCGATCGATAATCAATATCATCTGTTGTGGTACTTCACTACCAACTATCTCTGGTACGGGCCTTACCTTCAGGAGTTGCTGCCGGAATGGAAGAACACCAACCAGTTGCAGGTCAGGCTCCGACAGTCAGCGGGCGATGTCGTGGAAACTGTCTTTGACCTTCCCATGAACGTAACATCCCTAATCGAACCGGAATCACGGATCACCTTACCTTCCACGGACGAATCCGGCTTTGTGGCTGATTTTCTGGGGCCGGACAGGAAAACCGCCTACCTGCGGATCGATCACATGAAGTACTACCGCGAGAGTTTTGAGGCGCGCAACAGCCTTGGTCTCCAGAGCATGGCGGAAGACGAATTGAACGCGATACCATCGGCCACGGAGTTTTTCAGATCGCTGGTCAAGACCATGAAAGACGCCGGCACAAAGACGTTGATCGTAGATCTACGCCGGAATGAGGGCGGAGATGCCCTGATGGCGGACTACTTGATATATTTCCTGTACGGAAAAAGCACCACCCTGCAGACTCGATGGAACAATATAACGAAACTGTCAAAAACCTACCTGGAGGCTCGTGAGCGCCTGACCCTGGACGACATCAATAAGAGCCTCGCTGTTCCTTTGGTTGAGGGGGATTATGATTTCAGTGAGGACTATTCGGGTGATGTTCTGAGTGATGCCTCTTCAATGGAGGAAGGATTAGCTTATGCGCCAACATTTTACAGGGAATGGGAAAGCGGATCCTACGAGAGCTACTACTGCCCGGCAAACGTGATAGTCCTGACGAGACCGGCGACGTTCAGCGCTGGCTTCGGTGTTGCAATTCGTCTGTATCGAGCCGGTGCCATCCTGGTCGGGACCCCTTCAGGCCAAGCTCCCAATTCCGGCGGTAATGCGATCAAGTGGTCGTTACGTAATACCGGCATAGCCGGTAGAGTGTCTCAAACGTACGTACAGAACTTCCCTCACGATTCCGAGTTGTCGCGTGTGTTGCAGGTGCATTACCCTTTAACGGCTGAATTGTTAAAGTTTTACGATTTCGACCCTAACGCTGAGGTTCTCTACGCGCTTGATTTGCTGCCTGAGATTGCAGAACGGAAGAGGTGA
- a CDS encoding phosphotransferase: MSHNAMSLRERVQGIMPDLEIEQFEMNNEGLINDVVIVNGMYVFRFAKKKEYARTLDVETRILDLIRSEVGVNVPTPIYNGEDCVVYPYLHGEPLLLERIMALDESSRIRISEDLGKFLFSMHTTDISGVEEELPSTLAPVTRERWLNIYRRVKTTVYPLLWKHQVTWAEHLFNGMLMNPHSFEYKPALIHGDLRPYHILIDNRNCEITGVIDFGVAGIGDPASDIGTLINTYGESFVIKMKHAYPNLGEYLARARFYAQSIELQWVLLGIEMGENFWFAAHLGCARDVRS; the protein is encoded by the coding sequence TTGTCACATAACGCGATGAGCCTTCGAGAGCGTGTCCAGGGCATTATGCCGGACCTGGAGATCGAACAGTTCGAAATGAACAACGAGGGGTTGATAAACGACGTCGTGATCGTTAATGGCATGTACGTCTTTCGGTTCGCGAAGAAAAAGGAATATGCCAGGACTCTGGATGTTGAAACGAGAATCCTCGACCTTATTCGATCCGAGGTTGGTGTGAACGTCCCAACACCAATATACAATGGTGAAGATTGTGTTGTCTACCCCTACCTCCATGGCGAACCTCTCTTGCTTGAAAGAATAATGGCCTTGGATGAAAGCTCCCGGATTCGTATTTCGGAGGACCTGGGTAAGTTCCTTTTCAGCATGCATACCACGGACATTTCTGGAGTAGAAGAGGAATTGCCGTCCACGCTAGCGCCCGTCACACGTGAAAGATGGCTTAATATCTACCGTAGGGTGAAAACAACGGTATACCCATTGCTGTGGAAACACCAAGTAACATGGGCCGAGCATCTGTTCAATGGCATGCTAATGAACCCTCATTCGTTTGAGTACAAGCCCGCACTAATTCACGGTGATCTAAGACCGTACCACATTCTGATAGACAATCGGAACTGCGAGATAACAGGTGTGATTGATTTCGGTGTTGCCGGTATTGGGGACCCGGCTTCGGATATAGGAACCTTGATAAACACGTACGGCGAGAGTTTCGTAATCAAGATGAAACACGCTTATCCTAATCTGGGAGAGTATCTGGCGAGGGCGAGGTTCTACGCTCAGTCGATCGAGTTACAGTGGGTGTTATTGGGCATCGAAATGGGAGAGAACTTCTGGTTCGCAGCACATTTAGGCTGCGCGAGAGATGTTCGTTCATAG
- a CDS encoding DUF5661 family protein: MELPEYVSMAEVARVCAELGIRDWTQLSELRVREDEAELILAALDVADRDFGLDDFRQGLEVELEHGTMFEDANVTNNHPILTAKIVLAHFKESPDYYKRLDVAEIEGDLLKALVSGDAGKTASLYKKLVAARAIVSGTESAQLK; the protein is encoded by the coding sequence TTGGAACTACCGGAATATGTGTCGATGGCTGAAGTGGCCCGGGTCTGCGCGGAACTGGGTATTCGCGACTGGACGCAACTGAGTGAACTCAGAGTCCGCGAGGACGAAGCCGAGTTGATTCTGGCGGCGCTGGATGTGGCCGACAGGGATTTCGGCCTGGATGATTTTCGCCAGGGGCTTGAGGTGGAACTCGAGCACGGTACCATGTTTGAAGACGCCAATGTGACCAACAATCATCCGATCCTGACCGCCAAGATAGTGCTTGCCCACTTCAAGGAGTCGCCGGACTACTACAAGCGGCTGGACGTGGCCGAGATCGAAGGGGATTTGCTCAAGGCACTCGTCTCCGGTGACGCCGGCAAAACCGCATCATTGTACAAGAAGCTGGTAGCGGCGAGAGCCATAGTGAGTGGAACTGAGTCGGCGCAGTTGAAATAG
- a CDS encoding YihY/virulence factor BrkB family protein: MRTLPARLWNRTWDSIAYYARGIYQQVDRHHVFLMSGGLAFSLFTCVIPLVLVVFAVLGSILAQPDAVGSVDSFIDRVIPYEDYAADVKRLVASRILQFSSGRQVAGFLGLVGLFLASSGLFSSMRTILNAVFHVREAGSVVAGKLWDFGLVVVVMAFFVLSVVVLPAWDAALEAAGQFAWLSRIGGQHAYGFLTNVVSLLIVFTSFLVIYWLVPLRKPNWRSAVTSALVASILWHGAKEVFGYYVSHGATIVHVYGAYTFLVVAAIWIYYSSLVFTLAAVVGHLRAERTKHRRRHD, translated from the coding sequence ATGCGCACCTTACCGGCCAGACTATGGAATCGAACCTGGGATAGCATTGCCTACTATGCGCGGGGCATCTACCAGCAGGTTGATCGGCATCATGTCTTTCTAATGTCCGGCGGGCTGGCCTTCTCGCTGTTCACCTGTGTCATCCCCCTGGTGCTTGTAGTCTTCGCCGTGCTCGGTTCAATCCTCGCCCAACCCGACGCGGTTGGGTCCGTTGATTCATTCATCGACCGCGTAATCCCCTACGAAGACTACGCCGCCGACGTCAAGCGACTGGTCGCCAGTCGCATCCTGCAATTCTCATCCGGCAGGCAGGTGGCCGGGTTCCTGGGGCTGGTGGGATTGTTTCTCGCTTCCAGTGGTCTCTTCAGCAGTATGCGAACCATTCTTAATGCGGTCTTCCACGTTCGAGAAGCCGGATCAGTGGTGGCGGGAAAGCTGTGGGATTTCGGGCTGGTCGTGGTGGTCATGGCCTTTTTCGTTCTGTCGGTGGTCGTTCTGCCTGCCTGGGACGCAGCGCTGGAAGCGGCCGGACAATTTGCGTGGCTGAGCCGCATCGGCGGGCAGCACGCCTACGGGTTCCTCACCAACGTCGTCTCACTACTGATAGTATTCACCAGCTTCCTTGTCATCTACTGGCTGGTGCCGCTGAGAAAACCGAACTGGCGGTCGGCGGTGACAAGTGCTCTCGTAGCCTCGATTCTCTGGCACGGGGCCAAGGAAGTGTTCGGGTACTACGTCAGCCATGGCGCCACGATCGTGCACGTCTATGGGGCCTACACCTTCCTCGTAGTCGCCGCCATCTGGATATACTATTCGTCGCTGGTGTTCACCCTTGCCGCCGTCGTGGGTCACTTGCGCGCCGAAAGGACAAAGCACCGCCGCAGACACGACTGA
- a CDS encoding BamA/TamA family outer membrane protein, whose product MRRPARIQVILLIAAVLAVACAAAQEKQRQKVRHVIIEGNTAFSGTRLVGLMLTRPSRFLARSYFHPEVFTDDLENLMIFYRQNGYLEAGVADTAVYPDTANRTVDVYIRLDEGALTRVEGVTVFGNEFFPDSVLRPLVRLAPGDPLRRRVIENAVVSLLSLYAEHGYLDASVTPNVQLNAEAHLAVVDFVIQERVRTRVGGIVVTGTAKTRRRVVERELLFGPGEIIRYSRLLESQRRLYLTGLFESVFVRPVASAASDSTKKDILIEIKEKASSELGVMVGYGSIEKIRGRVELNTINLAGTARQAGVAVEANFIKQGVTGSFSEPWTFGTRWRTDLTAYGEWRQEPGYHAETFGTRLTVGRRLTPHTMASIAYKFENTNLSEIRVAGGIEELHPRIRSLTLSTSHDSRDNLFDPQRGWYASWTNEVAGSFLQGSNTFARTVLLVKHFRPLGRETVIGSALEIGWMEPFGPAEQIPVNERFYAGGPTSLRGFGYQRVGPADIFGKPLGGRFKIVWNVIEVRRTLYKLFGSAAFLDLGGVWSDIDLFRLVDFRADLGAGLRVNSPVGIIRLDYGVNLDRRHGEPRGKIFLGMGQAF is encoded by the coding sequence ATGAGACGGCCGGCCCGCATACAGGTAATCCTCCTGATCGCGGCTGTCCTTGCGGTTGCGTGCGCGGCGGCACAGGAGAAGCAACGTCAGAAGGTGCGCCATGTGATCATTGAGGGGAACACCGCGTTTAGCGGGACACGACTCGTGGGACTGATGCTGACTCGCCCCTCTCGCTTCCTGGCCCGATCGTACTTCCATCCCGAGGTCTTTACCGACGACCTGGAGAACCTGATGATCTTTTACCGTCAGAACGGCTACCTGGAGGCCGGGGTGGCCGACACGGCGGTGTATCCGGACACCGCGAACAGGACGGTCGATGTTTATATACGGCTCGACGAGGGCGCGTTAACCCGCGTGGAGGGAGTCACCGTCTTCGGTAACGAGTTCTTTCCCGATTCCGTGCTGCGCCCCCTCGTCAGGCTGGCGCCCGGTGACCCGCTGCGCCGTCGAGTGATCGAGAATGCCGTCGTCTCGCTGCTCTCATTGTACGCCGAGCACGGGTATCTCGATGCCTCCGTGACGCCGAACGTCCAGCTAAACGCGGAGGCACACCTTGCGGTCGTCGACTTCGTGATACAGGAGCGCGTCCGGACGCGGGTCGGCGGCATCGTTGTCACGGGGACCGCCAAAACCCGGCGACGCGTCGTCGAGCGCGAACTCCTGTTTGGCCCCGGCGAGATCATCAGGTATTCGCGACTCCTGGAGTCTCAACGCCGGCTCTACCTTACCGGCCTCTTCGAGAGCGTGTTCGTCCGGCCCGTCGCGTCCGCAGCGAGCGATTCAACCAAGAAGGATATCCTGATCGAGATCAAGGAGAAAGCCTCCAGCGAACTGGGAGTGATGGTTGGCTACGGCTCGATCGAGAAGATCCGCGGCCGCGTCGAGCTCAACACGATTAACCTGGCCGGCACGGCGCGCCAGGCTGGAGTGGCGGTTGAAGCTAATTTCATCAAGCAGGGCGTTACCGGGTCTTTCTCGGAGCCGTGGACGTTCGGCACTCGGTGGCGTACGGACCTCACTGCCTATGGTGAGTGGCGCCAGGAACCGGGCTACCACGCGGAGACGTTCGGAACCCGCCTGACCGTCGGCCGCAGACTGACCCCTCATACGATGGCGTCAATCGCCTACAAGTTCGAGAACACGAACCTGTCCGAAATCCGCGTGGCCGGCGGGATCGAGGAGCTACACCCGCGAATCAGAAGCCTGACGCTGTCCACGTCACACGACAGCCGCGATAACCTTTTTGATCCCCAGCGCGGCTGGTACGCAAGCTGGACAAATGAAGTGGCCGGAAGCTTCCTTCAGGGGTCAAACACTTTCGCGCGCACCGTCCTGCTCGTCAAGCACTTCCGGCCGCTGGGGCGCGAAACCGTGATCGGCAGCGCCCTGGAGATCGGATGGATGGAACCGTTCGGCCCGGCCGAGCAGATTCCGGTCAATGAGCGATTCTACGCCGGCGGCCCGACCTCCCTGCGCGGTTTCGGCTACCAGCGCGTCGGCCCGGCCGACATCTTCGGAAAGCCGCTTGGAGGCAGGTTCAAGATCGTCTGGAACGTAATCGAGGTGCGACGTACCCTGTACAAGCTGTTCGGCAGTGCCGCTTTTCTGGATCTCGGTGGTGTCTGGTCCGACATCGATCTGTTCAGGCTCGTTGACTTCCGCGCGGACCTGGGCGCCGGGCTGCGCGTGAATTCTCCGGTCGGCATAATCCGGCTTGATTACGGCGTCAACCTCGACCGTCGTCACGGCGAGCCGCGAGGTAAGATCTTTCTCGGTATGGGCCAGGCGTTCTGA